In one window of Synchiropus splendidus isolate RoL2022-P1 chromosome 15, RoL_Sspl_1.0, whole genome shotgun sequence DNA:
- the LOC128771925 gene encoding DENN domain-containing protein 3-like isoform X2, translated as MSDQRPSALLDACVVVGASNDKLLDICQQVTDNNGTPERHLLEPEVLHIFAPPFLNWAQADNEARSHGRRAFLKKKRKAETQLSAVTSERKGGTEDISVPKDIDLTVLPQLCFPGIICLFIKRVALLINRPQCHRPNIWLRFPLPDGLQVTREHTQEQFHFLVFTDVFGHRSHGVVMRCSRPILGTCSELENGHGPSKCSHLHSSYSFCVISKYPYFNALKDCLSCLLVQLTTCRLSEMEGRVREFAAKLSVVPIPPPGQLHLTFTFHPLTIYLPSGEDRDHPAVDLDLHLPFLCFRPQALLQVLSCLLQEQRVVLFSANWARLTLVAESLLLFLKPLSWQQPYVPVLARSMLDFVMAPTAFLMGCHLSHFEEVATETDDLILINIDNGHVSTSCSETVDLPEIPAPAADCFSHRCQALQKHFDLDQCHHATCTHIDDHRAQKRTWQRRLNHDIQRIALELMVNIFRDVSCHLNYEHRVFNSEEFLASREPSEQLFYKNVLETHIFHSFLKDRLNRKMDHYSRLELGTRSEMQKMKAKVEIPRRPTMQEIQARRRSLGTDSTSAKRMGAILPNLGEEPTLGIKRNSLTGVLVSDTALKTPLKPVKVFQLPDFPPSLSFTSVQSYYSELIQRLSEAIAFFQNENSTLLARFYYLRGFINWLCSRRLDALSDFQTLYKTDTAIFPTQLVTWLADSLHQDERQQADAVPELKRLILKVKIEKEKSSAEPDDHVKKFELPRKSLDQEQFVRCIQECGIVQDVATIHRLFDALTHGQTKQVEPELFKRFYTFWKVTESEAQDFNLPSEVVDHLDNSECVYKLSSWVKTSHGVGKIAMTQKRLFLLTEGKPGFVEITKFRDIQEVKVASFPFLLVRIPSLRILTASPLEVFEANLKSETELWNLLILEMWAGRKMADQHKDPQYVTQALTNVLLMDAVTGSLLSPRAVSTASKLSYLHTIKHQVPMMMPKTTSETLKHKINPSLDLAEPQTVHLLLYTPGQLTCLDSDMVVNPMLWVALSGGRVVVFDATCWSKLQDCIQVGESQLNCMLGLVGNQVWLGSQDSVIYIIDTLSMSCNKQLTEHRQEVTGLTRGTGDVPSGQVFSCSCDGTVLQWDSSSLEVRRQFQLSCERLTSVQIHDGRLWCCCGDCILELKKNGTPQRRMVPPDSHWNMHGCFSSFIVFPERGQLWTGSADSHELLVWLTNGNKQCFKKVSLPGISGVTCMIRVKDQIWVGCCGGQKDCPQRSQVMVLDPETLSVAKELQAHSDRIQTLCSAEDRYVLSGSARYDGRIAIWKVE; from the exons ATGTCAGACCAGCGGCCTTCAGCCCTGCTGGACGCCTGCGTGGTCGTCGGGGCGTCCAACGACAAGCTGCTGGATATTTGTCAG CAGGTCACTGACAACAATGGGAccccagagcgccacctgcttgAGCCAGAAGTACTGCACATCTTCGCACCTCCGTTTTTAAACTGGGCACAAGCTGATAATGAGGCTCGATCACATGGCCGCCGTGCCTtcttgaagaagaaaagaaaagcggAGACCCAACTGA GTGCAGTCACCTCAGAAAGAAAGGGTGGAACTGAAGATATCAGTGTTCCTAAAGACATCGACCTCACAGTGTTACCTCAGCTCTGCTTTCCTGGTATCATCTGTCTCTTTATTAAACGTGTCGCATTGCTAATCAATCGTCCGCAATGTCATCGTCCAAATATTTGGCTTCGATTTCCTCTTCCAGATGGGCTCCAAGTGACGAGGGAACACACACAAGAGCAGTTCCATTTTCTGGTTTTCACCGACGTCTTTGGCCACCGGTCACATGGAGTTGTAATGCGATGTTCCCGCCCCATTCTG GGCACTTGTTCTGAATTGGAGAATGGCCATGGCCCCTCAAAGTGTTCACATCTTCACTCGTCCTACAGCTTCTGCGTCATCTCCAAATACCCCTACTTCAATGCGTTGAAGGACTGTCTCTCATG CTTACTAGTGCAGCTCACAACGTGCCGCTTATCAGAAATGGAGGGAAGGGTGAGAGAGTTTGCGGCCAAATTGTCTGTGGTGCCGATCCCCCCTCCAGGACAGCTCCACTTG ACCTTCACCTTTCATCCTCTGACCATCTATCTGCCTTCTGGGGAAGATAGAGATCACCCTGCAGTGGATTTAGACCTTCACCTTCCATTCCTCTGCTTCAGGCCACAAGCTCTCCTCCAG GTCTTGTCTTGCCTTCTCCAGGAGCAGAGGGTGGTTCTGTTTTCTGCTAACTGGGCGAGACTGACGCTCGTGGCAGAGAGCTTGCTGCTGTTTTTGAAG CCTTTGTCATGGCAGCAGCCGTACGTCCCGGTTCTGGCTCGAAGCATGTTGGACTTTGTCATGGCTCCAACTGCTTTTCTCATGGGCTGCCACCTCAGCCACTTTGAAGAAGTTGCCACT GAAACCGACGACCTGATCTTGATCAACATTGATAACGGGCACGTCTCCACCTCGTGCTCGGAGACGGTGGACCTTCCTGAGATACCAGCACCTGCCGCAGACTGCTTCAGCCACAG GTGTCAGGCTCTGCAGAAGCATTTTGACCTGGATCAGTGCCACCACGCCACCTGCACCCATATTGATGATCATCGTGCGCAGAAGCGAACATGGCAGCGCCGGCTTAACCACGACATCCAGAGGATCGCTCTGGAACTGATGGTCAACATCTTCAG GGACGTGAGCTGCCACCTCAACTACGAACACAGAGTCTTCAACAGCGAAGAGTTCCTCGCCAGCAGAGAACCCAGCGAACAGCTCTTCTACAAAAAC GTGTTGGAAACGCACATCTTCCATTCCTTTCTCAAGGATCGTCTCAACAGGAAGATGGACCATTACTCCCGCTTGGAACTTGGAACTCGATCTGAGatgcaaaa GATGAAGGCCAAGGTGGAAATCCCGCGCAGACCGACCATGCAGGAGATTCAGGCCCGCAGAAGGAGCTTGGGCACCGACAGCACGAGCGCCAAGAGAATGGGCGCCATCTTGCCAAACCTTGGAGAAGAGCCCACGCTTGGCATCAAAAGAAACTCACTCACCGGAGTCCTGGTGTCCGACACTG CCCTGAAGACTCCTCTGAAGCCCGTCAAGGTTTTTCAACTTCCCGACTTTCCGCCATCTTTGTCCTTCACTTCAGTCCAGAGCTACTACAGTGAGCTGATCCAGCGTCTGAGCGAGGCCATCGCCTTTTTCCAAAATGAGAATTCCACCCTCTTAGCAAG ATTCTACTATCTGCGTGGCTTCATCAACTGGCTGTGCTCGCGCCGTCTGGACGCACTCAGTGACTTCCAAACGCTCTACAAGACGGACACGGCCATCTTTCCCACGCAGTTGGTGACTTGGCTCGCCGACTCCCTGCACCAAGACGAGAGGCAACAGGCTGATGCAGTGCCCGAGCTCAAGAGGCTGATACTGAAG GTGAAGATAGAGAAGGAGAAGTCATCCGCAGAGCCTGATGACCACGTGAAGAAGTTTGAGCTTCCACGCAAATCCCTTGATCAGGAACAGTTTGTGCGCTGCATCCAAGAGTGCGGGATAGTGCAGGACGTGGCCACAATACATCGCTTGTTCGATGCGCTCACTCATG GCCAGACGAAGCAGGTGGAGCCCGAGCTCTTCAAACGCTTCTACACCTTCTGGAAGGTAACTGAGTCGGAAGCGCAAGATTTCAACTTGCCCTCCGAGGTCGTGGACCATCTGGACAACAGCGAGTGCGTCTATAAGCTGTCCTCTTGGGTCAAGACCTCTCATGGTGTCGGCAAAATCGCTATGACACAGAAGCGCTTATTCCTGCTCACCGAGGGAAAACCAGGCTTTGTGGAGATCACCAAATTCAGAGATATACAG GAGGTGAAGGTGGCTTCGTTTCCCTTCTTGCTAGTGAGGATTCCCTCACTGCGGATTCTGACCGCCAGTCCTCTTGAAGTATTTGAAGCCAACTTGAAGAGTGAAACGGAACTTTGGAATCTCCTGATCCTGGAAATGTGGGCTGGACGCAAGATGGCCGACCAGCACAAG GACCCACAGTACGTGACCCAGGCGCTGACAAACGTCCTGTTAATGGATGCTGTCACAGGCTCCCTGCTGAGCCCAAGGGCGGTCAGCACCGCCTCAAAGCTGTCTTACCTGCACACCATTAAACACCAAG TTCCCATGATGATGCCTAAAACTACCTCCGAGACTCTGAAACACAAGATCAACCCGTCTCTGGATCTGGCAGAACCACAAACGGTGCATCTGCTGCTCTACACACCAG GTCAGCTAACTTGCCTGGACTCTGACATGGTGGTGAACCCCATGTTGTGGGTGGCTCTCAGTGGAGGTCGAGTGGTTGTGTTtgacgccacctgctggtcaaaGCTGCAGGACTGCATCCAGGTTGGAGAGTCACAGCTG AACTGCATGCTGGGACTGGTTGGAAATCAGGTGTGGCTGGGCTCCCAGGATTCTGTCATCTACATCATCGACACTCTGAGCATGTCCTGCAACAAACAGTTGACCGAGCACCGTCAGGAAGTGACCGGCCTCACCAGGGGCACTGGAGATGTGCCCAG TGGGCAGGTGTTCTCTTGCAGCTGCGATGGCACAGTCCTGCAGTGGGACTCGTCCAGTCTAGAAGTAAGGCGGCAGTTCCAACTCAGCTGTGAGCGTCTGACCTCTGTGCAGATCCACGATGGCAGGCTGTGGTGCT GCTGTGGCGACTGCATTTTGGAACTAAAAAAGAATGGAACTCCACAGAGGCGAATGGTGCCTCCTGACAGTCACTGGAACATGCACGGGTGCTTCAGCAGCTTTATTGTCTTTCCAGAG AGAGGTCAGCTGTGGACAGGATCGGCAGACTCGCACGAGCTACTTGTCTGGCTCACAAATGGCAATAAACAGTGCTTTAAAAAGGTCTCCCTCCCTGGAATCTCTGGAGTCACTTGTATGATCAGGGTTAAAGATCAG ATCTGGGTGGGATGTTGCGGCGGTCAGAAGGACTGTCCGCAGAGGAGCCAGGTCATGGTGCTGGATCCAGAAACCCTCAGCGTTGCTAAAGAACTCCAGGCACACTCTGACCGCATCCAGACACTGTGTTCTGCTGAGGATCGCTATGTTTTGAGTGGCTCTGCTCGATACGACGGCAGGATCGCCATCTGGAAAGTGGAGTAG
- the LOC128771925 gene encoding DENN domain-containing protein 3-like isoform X4, whose amino-acid sequence MSDQRPSALLDACVVVGASNDKLLDICQQVTDNNGTPERHLLEPEVLHIFAPPFLNWAQADNEARSHGRRAFLKKKRKAETQLSAVTSERKGGTEDISVPKDIDLTVLPQLCFPDGLQVTREHTQEQFHFLVFTDVFGHRSHGVVMRCSRPILGTCSELENGHGPSKCSHLHSSYSFCVISKYPYFNALKDCLSCLLVQLTTCRLSEMEGRVREFAAKLSVVPIPPPGQLHLTFTFHPLTIYLPSGEDRDHPAVDLDLHLPFLCFRPQALLQVLSCLLQEQRVVLFSANWARLTLVAESLLLFLKPLSWQQPYVPVLARSMLDFVMAPTAFLMGCHLSHFEEVATETDDLILINIDNGHVSTSCSETVDLPEIPAPAADCFSHRCQALQKHFDLDQCHHATCTHIDDHRAQKRTWQRRLNHDIQRIALELMVNIFRDVSCHLNYEHRVFNSEEFLASREPSEQLFYKNVLETHIFHSFLKDRLNRKMDHYSRLELGTRSEMQKMKAKVEIPRRPTMQEIQARRRSLGTDSTSAKRMGAILPNLGEEPTLGIKRNSLTGVLVSDTALKTPLKPVKVFQLPDFPPSLSFTSVQSYYSELIQRLSEAIAFFQNENSTLLARFYYLRGFINWLCSRRLDALSDFQTLYKTDTAIFPTQLVTWLADSLHQDERQQADAVPELKRLILKVKIEKEKSSAEPDDHVKKFELPRKSLDQEQFVRCIQECGIVQDVATIHRLFDALTHAGQTKQVEPELFKRFYTFWKVTESEAQDFNLPSEVVDHLDNSECVYKLSSWVKTSHGVGKIAMTQKRLFLLTEGKPGFVEITKFRDIQEVKVASFPFLLVRIPSLRILTASPLEVFEANLKSETELWNLLILEMWAGRKMADQHKDPQYVTQALTNVLLMDAVTGSLLSPRAVSTASKLSYLHTIKHQVPMMMPKTTSETLKHKINPSLDLAEPQTVHLLLYTPGQLTCLDSDMVVNPMLWVALSGGRVVVFDATCWSKLQDCIQVGESQLNCMLGLVGNQVWLGSQDSVIYIIDTLSMSCNKQLTEHRQEVTGLTRGTGDVPSGQVFSCSCDGTVLQWDSSSLEVRRQFQLSCERLTSVQIHDGRLWCCCGDCILELKKNGTPQRRMVPPDSHWNMHGCFSSFIVFPERGQLWTGSADSHELLVWLTNGNKQCFKKVSLPGISGVTCMIRVKDQIWVGCCGGQKDCPQRSQVMVLDPETLSVAKELQAHSDRIQTLCSAEDRYVLSGSARYDGRIAIWKVE is encoded by the exons ATGTCAGACCAGCGGCCTTCAGCCCTGCTGGACGCCTGCGTGGTCGTCGGGGCGTCCAACGACAAGCTGCTGGATATTTGTCAG CAGGTCACTGACAACAATGGGAccccagagcgccacctgcttgAGCCAGAAGTACTGCACATCTTCGCACCTCCGTTTTTAAACTGGGCACAAGCTGATAATGAGGCTCGATCACATGGCCGCCGTGCCTtcttgaagaagaaaagaaaagcggAGACCCAACTGA GTGCAGTCACCTCAGAAAGAAAGGGTGGAACTGAAGATATCAGTGTTCCTAAAGACATCGACCTCACAGTGTTACCTCAGCTCTGCTTTCCTG ATGGGCTCCAAGTGACGAGGGAACACACACAAGAGCAGTTCCATTTTCTGGTTTTCACCGACGTCTTTGGCCACCGGTCACATGGAGTTGTAATGCGATGTTCCCGCCCCATTCTG GGCACTTGTTCTGAATTGGAGAATGGCCATGGCCCCTCAAAGTGTTCACATCTTCACTCGTCCTACAGCTTCTGCGTCATCTCCAAATACCCCTACTTCAATGCGTTGAAGGACTGTCTCTCATG CTTACTAGTGCAGCTCACAACGTGCCGCTTATCAGAAATGGAGGGAAGGGTGAGAGAGTTTGCGGCCAAATTGTCTGTGGTGCCGATCCCCCCTCCAGGACAGCTCCACTTG ACCTTCACCTTTCATCCTCTGACCATCTATCTGCCTTCTGGGGAAGATAGAGATCACCCTGCAGTGGATTTAGACCTTCACCTTCCATTCCTCTGCTTCAGGCCACAAGCTCTCCTCCAG GTCTTGTCTTGCCTTCTCCAGGAGCAGAGGGTGGTTCTGTTTTCTGCTAACTGGGCGAGACTGACGCTCGTGGCAGAGAGCTTGCTGCTGTTTTTGAAG CCTTTGTCATGGCAGCAGCCGTACGTCCCGGTTCTGGCTCGAAGCATGTTGGACTTTGTCATGGCTCCAACTGCTTTTCTCATGGGCTGCCACCTCAGCCACTTTGAAGAAGTTGCCACT GAAACCGACGACCTGATCTTGATCAACATTGATAACGGGCACGTCTCCACCTCGTGCTCGGAGACGGTGGACCTTCCTGAGATACCAGCACCTGCCGCAGACTGCTTCAGCCACAG GTGTCAGGCTCTGCAGAAGCATTTTGACCTGGATCAGTGCCACCACGCCACCTGCACCCATATTGATGATCATCGTGCGCAGAAGCGAACATGGCAGCGCCGGCTTAACCACGACATCCAGAGGATCGCTCTGGAACTGATGGTCAACATCTTCAG GGACGTGAGCTGCCACCTCAACTACGAACACAGAGTCTTCAACAGCGAAGAGTTCCTCGCCAGCAGAGAACCCAGCGAACAGCTCTTCTACAAAAAC GTGTTGGAAACGCACATCTTCCATTCCTTTCTCAAGGATCGTCTCAACAGGAAGATGGACCATTACTCCCGCTTGGAACTTGGAACTCGATCTGAGatgcaaaa GATGAAGGCCAAGGTGGAAATCCCGCGCAGACCGACCATGCAGGAGATTCAGGCCCGCAGAAGGAGCTTGGGCACCGACAGCACGAGCGCCAAGAGAATGGGCGCCATCTTGCCAAACCTTGGAGAAGAGCCCACGCTTGGCATCAAAAGAAACTCACTCACCGGAGTCCTGGTGTCCGACACTG CCCTGAAGACTCCTCTGAAGCCCGTCAAGGTTTTTCAACTTCCCGACTTTCCGCCATCTTTGTCCTTCACTTCAGTCCAGAGCTACTACAGTGAGCTGATCCAGCGTCTGAGCGAGGCCATCGCCTTTTTCCAAAATGAGAATTCCACCCTCTTAGCAAG ATTCTACTATCTGCGTGGCTTCATCAACTGGCTGTGCTCGCGCCGTCTGGACGCACTCAGTGACTTCCAAACGCTCTACAAGACGGACACGGCCATCTTTCCCACGCAGTTGGTGACTTGGCTCGCCGACTCCCTGCACCAAGACGAGAGGCAACAGGCTGATGCAGTGCCCGAGCTCAAGAGGCTGATACTGAAG GTGAAGATAGAGAAGGAGAAGTCATCCGCAGAGCCTGATGACCACGTGAAGAAGTTTGAGCTTCCACGCAAATCCCTTGATCAGGAACAGTTTGTGCGCTGCATCCAAGAGTGCGGGATAGTGCAGGACGTGGCCACAATACATCGCTTGTTCGATGCGCTCACTCATG CAGGCCAGACGAAGCAGGTGGAGCCCGAGCTCTTCAAACGCTTCTACACCTTCTGGAAGGTAACTGAGTCGGAAGCGCAAGATTTCAACTTGCCCTCCGAGGTCGTGGACCATCTGGACAACAGCGAGTGCGTCTATAAGCTGTCCTCTTGGGTCAAGACCTCTCATGGTGTCGGCAAAATCGCTATGACACAGAAGCGCTTATTCCTGCTCACCGAGGGAAAACCAGGCTTTGTGGAGATCACCAAATTCAGAGATATACAG GAGGTGAAGGTGGCTTCGTTTCCCTTCTTGCTAGTGAGGATTCCCTCACTGCGGATTCTGACCGCCAGTCCTCTTGAAGTATTTGAAGCCAACTTGAAGAGTGAAACGGAACTTTGGAATCTCCTGATCCTGGAAATGTGGGCTGGACGCAAGATGGCCGACCAGCACAAG GACCCACAGTACGTGACCCAGGCGCTGACAAACGTCCTGTTAATGGATGCTGTCACAGGCTCCCTGCTGAGCCCAAGGGCGGTCAGCACCGCCTCAAAGCTGTCTTACCTGCACACCATTAAACACCAAG TTCCCATGATGATGCCTAAAACTACCTCCGAGACTCTGAAACACAAGATCAACCCGTCTCTGGATCTGGCAGAACCACAAACGGTGCATCTGCTGCTCTACACACCAG GTCAGCTAACTTGCCTGGACTCTGACATGGTGGTGAACCCCATGTTGTGGGTGGCTCTCAGTGGAGGTCGAGTGGTTGTGTTtgacgccacctgctggtcaaaGCTGCAGGACTGCATCCAGGTTGGAGAGTCACAGCTG AACTGCATGCTGGGACTGGTTGGAAATCAGGTGTGGCTGGGCTCCCAGGATTCTGTCATCTACATCATCGACACTCTGAGCATGTCCTGCAACAAACAGTTGACCGAGCACCGTCAGGAAGTGACCGGCCTCACCAGGGGCACTGGAGATGTGCCCAG TGGGCAGGTGTTCTCTTGCAGCTGCGATGGCACAGTCCTGCAGTGGGACTCGTCCAGTCTAGAAGTAAGGCGGCAGTTCCAACTCAGCTGTGAGCGTCTGACCTCTGTGCAGATCCACGATGGCAGGCTGTGGTGCT GCTGTGGCGACTGCATTTTGGAACTAAAAAAGAATGGAACTCCACAGAGGCGAATGGTGCCTCCTGACAGTCACTGGAACATGCACGGGTGCTTCAGCAGCTTTATTGTCTTTCCAGAG AGAGGTCAGCTGTGGACAGGATCGGCAGACTCGCACGAGCTACTTGTCTGGCTCACAAATGGCAATAAACAGTGCTTTAAAAAGGTCTCCCTCCCTGGAATCTCTGGAGTCACTTGTATGATCAGGGTTAAAGATCAG ATCTGGGTGGGATGTTGCGGCGGTCAGAAGGACTGTCCGCAGAGGAGCCAGGTCATGGTGCTGGATCCAGAAACCCTCAGCGTTGCTAAAGAACTCCAGGCACACTCTGACCGCATCCAGACACTGTGTTCTGCTGAGGATCGCTATGTTTTGAGTGGCTCTGCTCGATACGACGGCAGGATCGCCATCTGGAAAGTGGAGTAG